The Nostoc cf. commune SO-36 genomic sequence CCAACTTCCAGAGGATTGTAATCATCCGTGAGTTCCGCATCTGGGGCGGGGCGGCCTTGTAAGATTCGCAAAGCATCCCAAGCGCGATCGCTCATTTCTACCGCCCCAACTTCTAACAATTTATTCCACACCGTTTCTTTGTCAGTATTGGGGAAAGTTAAGGTGTATCCGGGTGCAGCTAACCCACTACCCACAGCAATCCGTACACTCTCGGCAGAAGCAATAGTGTATACTTTATGACTTCCGTAAGGTTGTCCGATGAGTTCGCCAATACCTAACTTTTCTAAAACAGCGTCGCTTCCTGGGCCAATCAGGCTGAAGGTGTTAGTGTCTTCTGTGATATCAGATAATTCCACCTTGTCGGCAAAGAAAATATATTTATCCAGCCATTCCATGAGAAATTGGCGGCGGTTGGGTGAAACTAGCAGGATTACTGCATCTTCTCTAACGTAGGCGGTTGCTAAATCAATTGTCCTAGCTGTGGAAGTGACAAAAACTGTATCACAACCTTGTCCTGGCTTGAGTATTTGGAAATTGTTAGTACTTTGGTTGTGTAAGAAATTGAGGCGATCGTCGCCAGCTACTTTGATACGTCCCCAGGCG encodes the following:
- the ygfZ gene encoding CAF17-like 4Fe-4S cluster assembly/insertion protein YgfZ; this translates as MPTSTIDDKDAAAIQAAKVGVAICDRTAWGRIKVAGDDRLNFLHNQSTNNFQILKPGQGCDTVFVTSTARTIDLATAYVREDAVILLVSPNRRQFLMEWLDKYIFFADKVELSDITEDTNTFSLIGPGSDAVLEKLGIGELIGQPYGSHKVYTIASAESVRIAVGSGLAAPGYTLTFPNTDKETVWNKLLEVGAVEMSDRAWDALRILQGRPAPDAELTDDYNPLEVGLWQTISFTKGCYIGQETIARLNTYKGVKQHLLGIRLSAPVEVGSAIAVGDEKVGKLTSYTQTADGYFGLGYIRTKAGGVGLKVKVGETEGEVIEIPFVSHEYP